The proteins below are encoded in one region of Streptomyces cyanogenus:
- a CDS encoding replication initiator produces MLASLGTMPELARQLSGLGGCTNPVRLDGHRSEYQVDTTTGEIGNLLHHLDSSALPAGQLLVRCNNRRATRCAACAETYRRDTFHLITAGLRGGKGTPEQVGTHPRVFATFTAPGFGPVHNRPSGGRDCRCGLRHEEADPALGSPLDPDTYDYEAAVLWNAHAGALWRRFSIYLRREVAKRAGLTQRHFREHARISFAKVAEYQKRGAVHFHAVIRLDGPEGGDTPPPAWATTELLTDAIRAAAAAARVDGPEIDGRAHAFVFGRQLDVRPIRSADFNDGQELTERAVAAYIAKYATKGAETATGTLDRPIRFLAELAQARITDHARRLIRTAWTLGARPELADLRLRAWAHMLGFRGHFSTKSRRYSTTLGALRDARAEWRRAQTAPAVPQDGETTLVLAHWVFAGTGLSRAEAWLTASLEPAPGTEGESTWTPAAMS; encoded by the coding sequence ATGCTGGCCTCACTCGGCACCATGCCCGAGCTGGCACGCCAACTCTCCGGCCTGGGTGGCTGCACCAACCCCGTCCGCCTCGACGGCCACCGCTCCGAGTACCAGGTCGACACCACGACCGGCGAGATCGGCAACCTCCTGCACCATCTCGATTCCAGCGCCCTGCCCGCCGGTCAGCTCCTCGTCCGTTGCAACAACCGCCGCGCCACCCGTTGTGCGGCCTGCGCGGAGACCTACCGCCGCGACACCTTCCACCTGATCACCGCCGGTCTGCGGGGCGGCAAGGGCACACCGGAACAGGTCGGCACACACCCCCGTGTCTTCGCCACCTTCACCGCCCCCGGCTTCGGACCGGTCCACAACCGCCCCTCCGGCGGTCGGGACTGCCGCTGCGGCCTCCGGCACGAGGAAGCGGATCCCGCCCTGGGCTCGCCTCTCGACCCGGACACCTACGACTACGAAGCGGCCGTGCTCTGGAACGCGCACGCCGGAGCCCTCTGGCGGCGCTTCTCGATCTACCTCCGCCGCGAGGTCGCCAAGCGCGCCGGCCTCACCCAACGCCACTTCCGCGAGCACGCCCGGATCTCGTTCGCCAAGGTCGCCGAGTACCAGAAGCGGGGCGCCGTCCACTTCCACGCCGTCATCCGCCTCGACGGCCCGGAAGGCGGCGACACGCCTCCACCGGCCTGGGCCACCACCGAGCTGCTGACCGACGCCATCCGCGCGGCTGCCGCTGCCGCACGCGTCGACGGACCGGAGATCGACGGCCGGGCGCACGCGTTCGTCTTCGGCCGCCAGCTCGACGTCCGCCCGATCCGCTCCGCCGACTTCAACGACGGCCAGGAGCTGACCGAGCGAGCCGTCGCGGCATACATCGCCAAGTACGCCACCAAGGGAGCCGAAACCGCGACCGGCACCCTCGACCGGCCGATCCGGTTCCTCGCCGAACTGGCCCAAGCCCGGATCACCGACCACGCCCGACGCCTGATCCGCACCGCCTGGACCCTCGGCGCCCGCCCCGAGCTGGCAGACCTCCGCCTCCGTGCATGGGCGCACATGCTCGGCTTCCGCGGCCACTTCTCCACCAAGTCCCGCCGCTACTCCACCACCCTCGGCGCCCTCCGCGACGCCCGCGCCGAATGGCGCCGAGCCCAGACGGCTCCGGCCGTCCCGCAGGACGGCGAAACCACGCTCGTCCTCGCCCACTGGGTCTTCGCCGGTACCGGCCTCTCCCGCGCCGAAGCCTGGCTCACCGCATCCCTCGAACCCGCCCCTGGAACGGAAGGAGAGTCGACATGGACACCCGCCGCGATGAGCTGA
- a CDS encoding helix-turn-helix transcriptional regulator, with translation MDTRRDELMTVRQVLDELGGVSRRTFYRWRELGLGPAAFKLPNGELRVWRSDFTAWLRELEAAA, from the coding sequence ATGGACACCCGCCGCGATGAGCTGATGACCGTTCGCCAAGTCTTGGACGAACTGGGCGGCGTTTCTCGCCGGACGTTCTACCGCTGGCGTGAGCTGGGGTTGGGACCAGCCGCTTTCAAGCTCCCCAACGGTGAGCTTCGGGTCTGGCGCAGCGACTTCACCGCGTGGCTTCGGGAATTGGAGGCGGCTGCGTGA
- a CDS encoding DUF2637 domain-containing protein encodes MARPAVRVDAVLVQAVIAGALSFAHLHDLAAAAGQAGWKAWAYPISVDLLLVAAWRRLRSGGTRAAAWCWFVVALTASLGANVATAGLLDLGDVPAWLRILVAGWPAVAFLGGTLLVHGSNKPDEEPLQEATPPHTAPSVPALPAKETEPAPTSTAPVPPALVALARKVADEHRTRTGSAIDTPTLRARLGVPLPLAEAIAAQLT; translated from the coding sequence ATGGCCCGCCCCGCCGTGCGTGTGGACGCTGTTTTGGTCCAGGCAGTCATCGCCGGTGCCCTGTCCTTCGCCCACCTCCATGACCTGGCTGCCGCTGCCGGACAGGCCGGTTGGAAGGCGTGGGCCTACCCGATCAGCGTGGACCTGCTCCTGGTCGCTGCCTGGCGACGGCTCCGTTCCGGCGGAACGAGAGCGGCGGCCTGGTGCTGGTTCGTCGTCGCACTGACCGCGTCGCTCGGAGCCAACGTAGCCACGGCCGGGCTCCTTGACCTGGGCGACGTACCGGCTTGGCTTCGCATCCTCGTCGCCGGGTGGCCGGCCGTCGCCTTCCTCGGCGGAACCCTGCTCGTCCACGGCTCCAACAAGCCGGACGAAGAGCCGCTTCAGGAAGCCACCCCGCCCCATACGGCCCCCTCAGTCCCTGCACTGCCCGCCAAGGAAACCGAACCGGCTCCGACCTCGACGGCCCCTGTCCCGCCCGCCCTCGTCGCCCTGGCTCGCAAGGTCGCTGACGAGCACCGCACGCGGACCGGATCTGCCATCGACACCCCGACCCTTCGCGCCCGGCTAGGCGTCCCGTTGCCACTCGCTGAAGCCATCGCCGCACAGCTCACCTGA
- a CDS encoding response regulator yields MPGAPGRVLVVDDNKVIRQLIRVNLELEGLEVVTAADGAECLDVVHQVQPDVVTLDVVMPRLDGLRTAARLRADPRTHHLPLAIISACTQYEVETGLDVGVDAFLAKPFEPAELVQLVKDLIERRAGKGHEGRQRRGGHEGPEGEARGGDGDGDPGGGGRGGGGQGGGGGDGEIDGDGGSPGHGVGVSPGHGVSPSQ; encoded by the coding sequence GTGCCAGGCGCTCCGGGCCGGGTGCTTGTTGTGGACGACAACAAGGTCATCCGGCAGCTGATCAGGGTCAACCTCGAGCTGGAAGGGCTGGAGGTCGTGACCGCGGCCGATGGTGCCGAGTGCCTGGACGTCGTGCACCAGGTGCAGCCCGATGTCGTGACGCTCGACGTCGTCATGCCCCGGCTGGACGGGCTCCGCACCGCCGCCCGGCTCCGGGCCGATCCCCGTACGCACCACCTGCCCCTCGCCATCATCAGCGCGTGTACGCAGTACGAGGTCGAGACCGGTCTCGATGTCGGCGTGGACGCCTTTCTCGCCAAACCCTTCGAACCGGCCGAGCTGGTCCAACTCGTGAAGGACCTCATCGAGCGGCGCGCCGGGAAGGGGCATGAAGGGCGTCAGAGGCGTGGGGGGCATGAGGGGCCTGAGGGAGAGGCGCGCGGGGGAGACGGCGACGGAGATCCCGGCGGAGGAGGCCGGGGTGGGGGAGGTCAAGGCGGTGGGGGTGGTGACGGGGAGATCGACGGTGACGGCGGCTCCCCCGGGCACGGGGTCGGGGTCTCGCCCGGTCACGGAGTCTCGCCCAGTCAGTAG
- the nrtL gene encoding ArgS-related anticodon-binding protein NrtL, with protein sequence MTPVELSRTVLRAVRRAVDDGELKVTVPERVVVSEPGPGGCGDFATTIALQLARPAGQPARRVAEIVRARLADAHGIRDVVVTGPGFLNISLDAQVDPVVGLVREIRRKGARYGHGDALAGQVVALRVPYEVRAEVVADAVVRLVATQGGRATVEHGEPVNLRPVPAPEDPAPLGPDAARWALLRPAAHDRPRITADHLVQREGNPLFRVRYAHARVRALGRNAARLGFDAEPGPVDDARALLTPLADHPRILSAAATHRAPDRLARHLVTVADAVLPLLPCVLPVGEEKPSAAHRARLALAEAAGTVLAGGLSLLGIDAPEHL encoded by the coding sequence GTGACCCCCGTCGAGCTGTCCCGTACCGTGCTGCGCGCGGTGCGTCGTGCTGTCGATGACGGGGAGCTGAAGGTGACCGTGCCGGAGCGGGTCGTGGTGAGTGAGCCGGGGCCCGGGGGGTGCGGGGACTTCGCCACCACCATCGCGTTGCAGCTCGCCCGGCCGGCCGGGCAGCCGGCGCGGCGGGTGGCCGAGATCGTGCGGGCCCGGCTCGCCGATGCCCACGGGATCCGGGACGTCGTCGTCACCGGGCCGGGGTTCCTCAACATCAGCCTAGACGCGCAGGTCGATCCCGTTGTCGGCCTGGTGCGGGAGATCCGGCGTAAGGGCGCCCGGTACGGGCACGGCGACGCCCTCGCGGGGCAGGTCGTCGCGCTGCGGGTGCCGTACGAGGTGCGGGCCGAGGTCGTCGCCGACGCCGTCGTACGGCTCGTGGCGACCCAGGGCGGGCGGGCCACCGTCGAGCACGGCGAGCCCGTCAACCTGCGGCCCGTGCCCGCCCCGGAGGACCCCGCCCCGCTCGGACCCGACGCCGCCCGCTGGGCCCTGCTCCGCCCCGCCGCGCACGACCGGCCCCGGATCACCGCCGACCATCTGGTCCAGCGGGAGGGCAATCCCCTGTTCCGGGTGCGGTACGCCCACGCCCGGGTCCGCGCCCTCGGACGCAACGCCGCCCGCCTGGGGTTCGACGCCGAACCCGGCCCCGTGGACGACGCCCGGGCCCTTCTCACCCCCCTCGCCGACCACCCCCGCATCCTCTCCGCGGCCGCCACCCACCGTGCCCCGGACCGGCTCGCCCGGCATCTCGTCACCGTCGCCGATGCCGTGCTGCCCCTGCTGCCCTGCGTGCTTCCTGTCGGCGAGGAGAAACCCTCGGCCGCCCACCGTGCCCGGCTGGCCCTCGCCGAAGCCGCCGGGACGGTGCTGGCCGGTGGCCTGTCCCTGCTCGGCATCGATGCACCCGAACACCTCTGA
- the lysA gene encoding diaminopimelate decarboxylase encodes MSRSAHPAGPRHADVLPEGHYSAPPADLNALDQKVWAQTVTRGDDGVVSVGGVPVTRLAEEFGTPAYVLDETDFRARARAWRTAFGPDADVFYAGKAFLSRAVVRWLNEEGLNLDVCSGGELATALSAGMPADRIAFHGNNKSVEEIRRAIEAGVGRIVLDSFQEIVRVAHTAQELGKRQRVQIRITVGVEAHTHEFIATAHEDQKFGIPLAGGQAAEAVRRALQLDGLELIGIHSHIGSQIFDMSGFEVAAHRVVGLLKDIRDEHGVELPEIDLGGGLGIAYTSGDDPREPHEIAKALTEIVTRECEGARLRTPRISVEPGRAIVGPTAFTLYEVGTVKPLDGLRTYVSVDGGMSDNIRTALYDAEYSVALVSRASDAEPMLARVVGKHCESGDIVVKDAFLPADLAPGDLVAVPATGAYCRSMASNYNHVLRPPVVAVQDGAARVIVRRETEEDLLRLDVG; translated from the coding sequence ATGAGCCGTTCCGCCCATCCCGCCGGGCCCCGCCACGCCGACGTCCTGCCCGAGGGGCACTACTCCGCGCCGCCCGCCGACCTCAACGCCCTCGACCAGAAGGTGTGGGCCCAGACCGTCACGCGCGGCGACGACGGTGTGGTCAGCGTCGGCGGCGTCCCCGTCACCCGGCTCGCCGAGGAGTTCGGCACCCCGGCCTACGTCCTCGACGAGACCGACTTCCGGGCCCGTGCGCGTGCCTGGCGCACCGCCTTCGGTCCGGACGCCGACGTCTTCTACGCCGGGAAGGCCTTCCTCTCCCGGGCCGTCGTGCGGTGGCTGAACGAGGAGGGGCTCAACCTGGACGTCTGCTCCGGCGGCGAGCTGGCCACCGCGCTCTCCGCCGGCATGCCCGCCGACCGCATCGCCTTCCACGGCAACAACAAGTCCGTCGAGGAGATCCGCCGTGCCATAGAGGCGGGTGTCGGGCGGATCGTGCTCGACTCCTTCCAGGAGATCGTGCGGGTCGCGCACACCGCCCAGGAGCTCGGGAAGCGGCAGAGGGTCCAGATCCGGATCACCGTGGGGGTGGAGGCGCACACCCACGAGTTCATCGCCACCGCCCACGAGGACCAGAAGTTCGGGATCCCGCTCGCCGGCGGGCAGGCCGCCGAGGCGGTGCGGCGGGCCCTGCAGCTCGACGGTCTTGAGCTGATCGGGATCCACTCGCACATCGGGTCGCAGATCTTCGACATGTCCGGGTTCGAGGTCGCCGCCCACCGGGTCGTCGGACTGCTGAAGGACATCCGGGACGAGCACGGGGTCGAGCTGCCCGAGATCGACCTCGGCGGCGGCCTCGGCATCGCTTACACCAGCGGCGACGATCCCCGTGAGCCGCACGAGATCGCCAAGGCGCTCACCGAGATCGTCACCCGGGAGTGCGAGGGCGCCCGGCTGCGGACGCCGCGGATCTCCGTCGAGCCGGGGCGCGCCATCGTCGGTCCCACCGCCTTCACCCTGTACGAGGTCGGCACGGTCAAGCCGCTCGACGGGCTGCGCACGTACGTCTCCGTCGACGGCGGCATGTCGGACAACATCCGGACCGCGCTCTACGACGCCGAGTACAGCGTCGCGCTGGTCTCCCGCGCCTCCGACGCCGAGCCGATGCTCGCCCGGGTCGTGGGCAAGCACTGCGAGAGCGGGGACATCGTGGTCAAGGACGCGTTCCTGCCGGCCGACCTGGCGCCCGGTGACCTCGTCGCCGTACCGGCCACCGGCGCGTACTGCCGGTCCATGGCCAGCAACTACAACCACGTGCTCCGGCCGCCCGTGGTCGCCGTACAGGACGGCGCGGCCCGGGTGATCGTCCGGCGGGAGACGGAAGAAGACCTGCTGCGTCTCGACGTCGGGTGA
- a CDS encoding tyrosine-type recombinase/integrase, with protein MKSLDVKVWGVRKRNTKKSSFDVRWTVAGSVFSEQFRTKGLADHYRSKLLRAAHGGEEFDTATGLPDSMVEKAASLSWYAFALKYLAMKWPHAAPNTRNGINEALTAVTMALLDDRPGQPPEELIRKALRNWAFVLPGPNDRELPGEIANTLYWVAKASRPLSDLGDAAIGRAVLDSLKLKLDGTAAAAETVRRKRRTLVNALHYAVDLGEFKENPITGIRWKKPKVAGEVDPRVVANPEQARSLLTAVSYVGGYGRARGRRLVGLFACMYYGALRPAEAVGLTNADLKLPEAGWGTALLNRTRPSVGKQWNDSGETHDDRGLKNRPAEEVRLVPIPPQLVSTLRQHIDTFGTAEDGRLFTNERGGVVGSSTYYRVWQEARALGLQPAAVASPLAARPYDLRHSALSTWLNSGVDPTEVAERAGNSVEVLLSRYAKCIDGRQEIANRKIEELLREYE; from the coding sequence GTGAAGTCTCTTGATGTCAAGGTCTGGGGCGTTCGGAAGAGGAACACTAAGAAGTCGTCCTTCGATGTTCGATGGACTGTGGCCGGAAGCGTGTTTTCCGAACAGTTCCGTACCAAGGGGCTCGCGGACCACTACCGTTCGAAGCTTCTCCGTGCCGCTCATGGGGGCGAAGAGTTCGACACGGCCACAGGGCTGCCAGACTCGATGGTCGAAAAAGCAGCCTCCCTGAGCTGGTATGCCTTTGCTCTGAAGTATCTCGCTATGAAGTGGCCGCATGCGGCTCCCAACACGCGTAACGGGATCAATGAGGCGCTGACCGCAGTGACGATGGCTCTTCTCGATGATCGCCCGGGCCAGCCGCCGGAGGAACTGATCAGGAAGGCGCTTCGTAACTGGGCCTTCGTCCTCCCCGGCCCAAACGATCGCGAACTGCCCGGCGAGATCGCGAACACTCTCTACTGGGTGGCTAAGGCCTCGCGCCCGCTATCGGACCTCGGTGATGCTGCGATCGGCCGGGCAGTCCTGGACTCCCTCAAGCTGAAGCTCGACGGGACTGCGGCAGCCGCGGAGACCGTTCGGCGCAAGCGGCGAACACTCGTCAACGCGCTGCACTATGCAGTAGACCTCGGGGAGTTCAAAGAGAACCCGATCACGGGCATTCGATGGAAGAAGCCGAAGGTTGCTGGGGAAGTTGATCCTCGGGTGGTCGCCAATCCCGAGCAGGCTCGGTCCCTGCTGACTGCGGTCTCGTACGTCGGTGGGTATGGCCGGGCGCGTGGCCGTCGACTCGTTGGCCTGTTCGCCTGCATGTACTACGGCGCCCTGCGTCCGGCTGAGGCCGTCGGCCTTACGAATGCGGACCTGAAGCTGCCTGAGGCCGGCTGGGGGACGGCACTGCTGAACCGGACGCGTCCCAGTGTCGGCAAGCAGTGGAACGACTCCGGCGAGACCCACGATGACCGTGGCCTGAAGAACCGGCCGGCGGAGGAGGTCCGGCTCGTACCGATCCCGCCCCAGCTCGTCTCTACCCTCCGGCAGCACATCGATACGTTCGGGACTGCCGAGGACGGGCGGCTGTTCACCAACGAACGCGGGGGAGTGGTCGGCTCGTCCACGTACTACCGCGTGTGGCAGGAGGCTCGGGCGCTCGGGCTCCAGCCGGCTGCCGTCGCCTCGCCGCTCGCTGCGCGGCCGTACGACCTCCGACACTCGGCGCTGTCGACGTGGCTCAACTCCGGGGTGGACCCGACCGAAGTGGCTGAACGTGCGGGCAACAGTGTTGAGGTGCTGCTGAGCCGCTACGCCAAGTGCATTGATGGACGGCAGGAAATCGCCAACCGCAAGATCGAAGAGTTGCTGCGCGAATACGAGTGA
- a CDS encoding DUF1152 domain-containing protein has translation MLHAALYGDEDQAVILTYAWDRLLIDPVPGPRGAGDFTGLQQITPAVSAVPAEARPIAPAGSTLPRLAAELPHTFALLDPYRGAEGVTRQLEELVSHFEPESIDLLDVGGDILARGDEPTLKSPLADALTLAAACQVNASVRFLVAGPGLDGELSPDDLRPMLGSVVHTLTADDVQRISTVLEWHPSEATAMLAATARGVRGTCEVRDAGLPVALTDEGPRVHEVDLDEAVSRNSLARAIMTTAALDEVEAHSREICGFSEIDYERNKAAWLKEQSPVELDAEAVLPQLDQFEADAGSRGVTHTTFRRITEALNLNGSQRSTLRQLLIDSRPEQYDAPLWRITRTA, from the coding sequence ATGCTTCACGCCGCCCTGTACGGTGACGAGGACCAGGCGGTGATCCTCACGTACGCGTGGGACCGCCTGCTCATCGACCCGGTACCGGGCCCACGAGGGGCCGGCGACTTCACCGGCCTCCAGCAGATCACCCCCGCCGTCTCGGCAGTGCCGGCCGAGGCCCGTCCGATCGCACCAGCCGGTTCCACACTGCCTAGGCTCGCCGCGGAACTCCCGCATACCTTCGCACTGCTCGACCCATACCGAGGTGCCGAAGGCGTGACGCGCCAGCTGGAGGAACTGGTCAGTCACTTCGAGCCGGAGTCCATCGACCTCCTGGACGTGGGCGGTGACATCCTCGCCCGGGGCGACGAGCCGACGCTGAAGAGCCCTCTCGCCGATGCCCTCACCCTGGCCGCTGCCTGCCAGGTGAACGCGTCGGTCCGCTTCCTGGTCGCCGGCCCCGGCCTGGACGGCGAACTCTCCCCCGACGACCTACGTCCGATGCTCGGTTCTGTCGTTCACACCCTCACCGCGGACGACGTGCAGCGGATCAGCACAGTCCTGGAGTGGCACCCCTCGGAGGCAACCGCGATGCTCGCCGCAACGGCCCGAGGCGTCCGGGGCACCTGCGAGGTACGCGACGCCGGCCTCCCTGTGGCTCTCACCGACGAGGGCCCCCGAGTGCACGAGGTCGACCTGGACGAAGCGGTGAGCCGCAACAGTCTGGCCCGGGCCATCATGACGACCGCGGCCCTAGACGAGGTCGAGGCACATAGCCGCGAGATCTGCGGCTTCTCCGAGATCGACTACGAGCGCAACAAGGCCGCGTGGCTGAAGGAGCAGTCACCGGTGGAGCTGGACGCCGAGGCCGTGTTGCCGCAGCTGGACCAGTTCGAGGCGGACGCCGGCAGCCGCGGAGTCACCCACACGACGTTCCGCCGCATCACCGAGGCTCTGAATCTCAACGGCTCGCAGCGCAGCACCCTGCGCCAGCTGCTCATCGACAGCCGCCCGGAGCAGTACGACGCGCCCCTATGGCGCATCACTAGGACTGCCTGA
- a CDS encoding GntR family transcriptional regulator — MVYEVEAPKYVRLAQTIQRRIEDGTYPPGTRVPSENQLVQSFGMSRPTVVRALELLKRDGWLESRQGFGTIVRGRPAAAEEKDRRGREALERDESRTPGRLVEVGEVPVPARVASALGLPKGAKVLMRRFLVEEEGEAVELVSSYFPAALVDGTELASSEALGGSLRDHLESRKKVRFDHVTERVSARLPEAGEAGLLGIPDGVPVLSLLVVACDAAGQALQVSDVLLPADRQELEDTYRLS; from the coding sequence ATGGTGTATGAGGTGGAGGCACCGAAGTACGTACGCCTCGCGCAGACCATCCAGCGGCGCATCGAGGACGGTACGTATCCGCCCGGCACCCGCGTTCCCAGCGAAAATCAGCTGGTGCAGTCCTTCGGGATGTCCCGCCCGACCGTCGTGCGGGCGCTGGAGCTGTTGAAGCGGGATGGCTGGCTGGAGTCTCGGCAGGGCTTCGGCACGATCGTGCGTGGGCGGCCGGCCGCCGCGGAGGAGAAGGACCGCAGAGGCCGTGAGGCGCTGGAGCGCGACGAGTCGCGGACTCCCGGTCGTCTCGTGGAGGTCGGCGAAGTGCCCGTTCCCGCCCGTGTCGCCTCTGCACTCGGTCTGCCCAAGGGTGCCAAGGTACTCATGCGCCGGTTCCTCGTCGAAGAGGAAGGCGAAGCTGTCGAGCTGGTCTCGTCCTACTTCCCCGCGGCCCTGGTCGACGGCACGGAGCTGGCGAGCAGTGAGGCCCTGGGCGGAAGCCTGCGCGATCATCTGGAGTCGCGGAAGAAGGTCCGCTTCGACCACGTGACGGAACGGGTCTCGGCCCGACTGCCAGAAGCCGGTGAAGCCGGCCTTCTCGGCATCCCCGACGGCGTGCCCGTCCTCAGCCTCCTGGTAGTCGCGTGTGATGCCGCGGGTCAGGCGTTGCAGGTCTCAGACGTGCTGCTGCCTGCCGACCGGCAGGAACTCGAAGACACCTACCGCCTGAGCTGA
- a CDS encoding mobile element transfer protein: MAANRRFRNVIRIGPVQVGTYYDGRGREKHTAACTAPRCGFSTDYDSRAAAELAARTHRCAVR; the protein is encoded by the coding sequence ATGGCCGCTAACCGCCGCTTCCGCAACGTGATCCGTATCGGCCCTGTCCAGGTCGGCACGTACTACGACGGCCGGGGCCGCGAGAAGCACACCGCCGCCTGTACGGCCCCGCGCTGCGGCTTCTCGACCGACTACGACAGCCGTGCCGCCGCCGAATTGGCCGCCCGTACCCACCGCTGCGCCGTCCGCTGA
- a CDS encoding SpdD protein — MLRPKLPDVPSLPTTIPTPQQIQAPAPSAGRPVAPYVGIGAGAVAAVVVVGIVLTALLAAVAISAVSVAIAAVVLRSLVSNAHKR; from the coding sequence ATGCTCCGCCCCAAGCTCCCCGACGTCCCGAGCCTGCCGACCACGATCCCCACGCCTCAGCAGATCCAGGCTCCGGCTCCCTCCGCCGGCCGTCCGGTCGCCCCGTACGTGGGGATCGGCGCCGGAGCCGTCGCCGCCGTGGTCGTCGTCGGCATCGTGCTGACCGCGCTCCTGGCCGCGGTCGCCATCTCGGCCGTCTCCGTCGCCATCGCCGCCGTGGTCCTGCGCTCCCTCGTCAGCAACGCGCACAAGCGCTGA
- a CDS encoding GNAT family N-acetyltransferase, whose product MKRTQAGVPVTLQIRGAEYAAPDCHTGATLHVDPEGTAAACTKGCGMRSPGVHLREITDDNRDAVRALRVRREQKRFVASVSKSLKQAAQHPEANPWYRGVYIGDEPVGFVMLSWKPPAGPYKGRHFIWRLLIDKRHQRRGIGRETLTQIAALVRADGATELLTSYDPGDGEPWPFYQKFGFEPTGDIDDGEIVLRLTFPVQ is encoded by the coding sequence TTGAAGCGGACGCAGGCCGGCGTGCCGGTCACGCTCCAGATCCGCGGCGCCGAATACGCTGCGCCTGACTGCCACACCGGGGCGACTCTTCACGTCGATCCGGAGGGCACAGCCGCCGCATGCACGAAGGGGTGTGGCATGAGGTCTCCAGGCGTACACCTGCGCGAGATCACCGACGACAACCGGGATGCCGTTCGTGCCCTCCGTGTCCGACGCGAACAGAAGCGGTTCGTCGCCTCCGTGTCCAAGTCGCTCAAGCAGGCAGCACAGCACCCGGAGGCCAACCCCTGGTACCGCGGGGTGTACATCGGCGACGAGCCAGTCGGCTTCGTGATGCTGTCGTGGAAGCCGCCGGCTGGTCCCTACAAAGGACGGCACTTCATCTGGCGCCTCCTCATCGACAAGCGGCACCAGAGGCGAGGGATCGGCCGAGAGACCCTCACGCAAATTGCCGCTCTCGTTCGCGCGGACGGCGCCACCGAGCTACTGACCAGCTACGATCCCGGCGACGGCGAACCGTGGCCCTTCTACCAGAAGTTCGGATTCGAGCCCACCGGTGATATCGACGACGGCGAGATCGTTCTGCGCCTCACCTTCCCCGTTCAGTAA
- a CDS encoding GntR family transcriptional regulator, giving the protein MPQIEEAQPKYLQIAHFIRDQILRGDLRPGEEVPSERQLAADWKVSRPTAARSLEALSHQGLVEKRQGSGTYVRSLEVNRRARELYGRARQTGKIYTPGEYAVITSAGWMEAPDHVAEALGLTKDRRAVHRRRVTNNQDGPITLSTSWFAPDVGQKAPKLMDPERIQEGTLMYVENMTGRQGSYAEDRMCARSATDEEAADLQLEAGSAVLVVHHVVFDLQDRPLEFAEATYPPHRWAFEQGYPLT; this is encoded by the coding sequence ATGCCTCAGATCGAGGAGGCTCAGCCGAAGTATCTCCAGATCGCGCACTTCATCCGTGATCAGATTCTTCGGGGAGACTTGCGACCGGGGGAGGAGGTCCCCTCGGAACGCCAACTTGCGGCGGATTGGAAGGTGTCCAGGCCGACGGCTGCCCGCTCGTTGGAGGCGCTGAGTCATCAGGGCCTGGTCGAGAAGCGGCAGGGATCGGGTACCTACGTCCGGAGCCTGGAAGTCAATCGCCGTGCACGGGAGTTGTACGGGCGCGCTCGCCAGACGGGGAAGATCTACACCCCTGGTGAGTACGCGGTCATCACGTCGGCCGGCTGGATGGAGGCGCCGGACCACGTCGCCGAGGCGCTGGGGCTGACGAAGGACCGGCGGGCCGTGCATCGGCGGCGTGTCACCAACAACCAGGACGGGCCCATCACTCTGTCCACCTCCTGGTTCGCGCCGGACGTCGGTCAGAAGGCACCCAAGCTCATGGACCCGGAGCGGATTCAAGAAGGCACCCTGATGTATGTGGAGAACATGACGGGGCGTCAAGGAAGCTACGCGGAAGACCGCATGTGCGCTCGCTCGGCGACCGACGAGGAGGCGGCGGACCTCCAGCTGGAGGCCGGTTCGGCCGTGCTGGTGGTTCATCACGTGGTCTTCGACCTCCAGGACCGACCGCTGGAGTTCGCCGAGGCGACGTACCCGCCTCACCGTTGGGCGTTCGAACAGGGCTACCCGCTCACCTGA
- a CDS encoding ATP-binding protein encodes MAYTLDRDPCPESPRLGAMTLHPTPESVPRARRWFKKFIAPYSPACSVDDCVLMISELVTNAILYGRSDEPWLVRVEWFRDGASLRVEVHNPGFPANVRLRRPDAEEAHGRGLLLVDSIADSWHSGPSAFGGTVVSFVMADAWL; translated from the coding sequence ATGGCCTACACGCTCGACCGTGACCCATGCCCGGAGTCGCCCCGGCTCGGGGCGATGACTCTGCACCCGACCCCTGAATCGGTGCCTCGGGCTCGGCGCTGGTTCAAGAAGTTCATCGCGCCCTACAGCCCGGCCTGCTCGGTCGACGACTGCGTGCTGATGATCTCGGAATTGGTGACCAACGCCATCCTCTACGGCCGGTCCGATGAGCCGTGGCTCGTCAGGGTGGAGTGGTTCCGTGACGGGGCCTCGCTTCGGGTGGAGGTCCACAACCCCGGCTTTCCTGCGAACGTGCGGCTGCGCCGGCCGGACGCCGAGGAAGCGCACGGGCGCGGCCTGCTGCTGGTCGATTCCATCGCCGACTCCTGGCATTCAGGGCCCAGCGCCTTCGGCGGCACGGTCGTGTCCTTCGTGATGGCCGATGCCTGGCTCTGA